A single Lolium perenne isolate Kyuss_39 chromosome 6, Kyuss_2.0, whole genome shotgun sequence DNA region contains:
- the LOC127343991 gene encoding metal tolerance protein 3 codes for MDADDRSAPLLGNGTGRVARTPSLRRRDSARSLRSSFLSRLPDKMRTELDPERAADVDVARVKDLSQGERDYYNKQLATLKTFEEVEALCMPGEFDSDDDTDAAGAAEDREEKESEFAMKISNYANVVLLAFKVYATIRTGSIAIAASTLDSLLDLMAGGILWFTHISMKKVNIYKYPIGKLRVQPVGIIVFAAIMATLGFQVLIQAIEQLVENNPGDKMTTEQLIWLYSIMLSATAVKLALWFYCRSSGNSIVRAYAKDHYFDVITNVVGLVAAVLGDKFFWWIDPAGAVLLAVYTITNWSGTVIEHAVTLVGQSAPPEMLQMLTYLAMKHDARVQRVDTVRAYSFGALYFVEVDIELSEDMRLREAHAIGESLQERIEKLPEVERAFVHVDFESTHKPEHTVRSRLPASEP; via the exons ATGGACGCCGATGACCGGAGCGCCCCGCTGCTGGGAAACGGCACCGGCCGCGTCGCCCGGACGCCCTCGCTGCGGCGCCGCGACTCGGCGCGGTCGCTGCGCAGCAGCTTCCTGTCGCGGCTGCCCGACAAGATGCGCACCGAGCTGGACCCGGAGCGCGCCGCCGACGTCGACGTCGCCCGCGTCAAGGACCTCTCCCAAg GTGAGAGGGACTACTACAACAAGCAGCTCGCCACGCTGAAGACATTCGAGGAGGTGGAGGCCCTGTGCATGCCCGGAGAGTTCGACTCCGATGACGATACcgacgccgccggcgccgccgaggACCGCGAGGAGAAGGAGAGCGAGTTCGCCATGAAGATATCCAACTACGCCAATGTCGTCCTCCTGGCCTTCAAG GTTTATGCGACGATCAGGACGGGTTCCATAGCGATTGCGGCGTCCACGCTTGACTCGTTGCTGGATTTGATGGCTGGCGGCATCCTCTGGTTCACGCATATCTCCATGAAGAAGGTGAACATATACAAGTACCCCATCGGAAAACTGCGTGTGCAGCCGGTCGGGATCATCGTCTTCGCCGCTATCATGGCCACTCTAG GTTTCCAGGTCCTGATCCAAGCTATAGAGCAGCTGGTGGAGAACAACCCTGGCGATAAGATGACGACGGAGCAGCTCATATGGTTGTACTCCATCATGCTCTCGGCGACTGCTGTCAAGCTTGCTCTCTGGTTTTACTGCAGGAGCTCAGGGAATAGCATTGTCCGGGCATACGCAAAG GACCACTATTTCGATGTGATAACCAACGTTGTTGGGCTGGTGGCTGCTGTTCTGGGAGACAAGTTCTTCTGGTGGATTGACCCTGCAGGAGCCGTGCTTCTTGCGGTGTATACCATAACAAACTGGTCCGGAACTGTAATTGAACATGCAG TTACGCTGGTGGGGCAGAGTGCTCCTCCGGAGATGTTGCAGATGTTGACATACCTCGCCATGAAGCACGACGCCCGGGTGCAGCGGGTCGACACGGTCCGGGCTTACAGCTTCGGCGCCCTCTATTTTGTCGAG GTGGACATCGAACTCTCCGAGGATATGCGGCTAAGAGAGGCTCACGCCATTGGGGAGTCGCTGCAGGAGAGGATCGAGAAACTGCCAGAGGTCGAACGGGCATTTGTTCATGTGGATTTCGAGAGCACTCACAAGCCGGAGCACACGGTCCGGAGCAGGCTGCCAGCATCGGAACCCTGA